From the Peromyscus leucopus breed LL Stock chromosome 8b, UCI_PerLeu_2.1, whole genome shotgun sequence genome, one window contains:
- the Gast gene encoding LOW QUALITY PROTEIN: gastrin (The sequence of the model RefSeq protein was modified relative to this genomic sequence to represent the inferred CDS: inserted 1 base in 1 codon), which translates to MPRLCVCMLILVLALAAFSEASWKPHSQLQDASSEPGTNRGLEPHQLDQLGPASHHXRQLGPQGPQYFITDLSKKQKPWMEEEEEAYGWMDFGRRSAEEGDPRN; encoded by the exons ATGCCTCGACTGTGCGTGTGCATGCTGATCTTAGTGCTGGCTCTGGCTGCCTTCTCTGAAGCTTCTTGGAAGCCCCACTCCCAGCTACAGGATGCATCCTCTGAACCAGGGACCAACAGGGGCCTGGAACCACACCAGCTGGACCAGCTGGGCCCAGCCTCTCACC GAAGGCAGCTGGGACCACAGGGTCCTCAATACTTCATAACAG ACCTGTccaagaagcagaagccatggatggaggaagaagaagaggcatATGGATGGATGGACTTCGGCCGCCGCAGTGCAGAGGAAGGGGACCCTCGTAACTAG